The following are from one region of the Telopea speciosissima isolate NSW1024214 ecotype Mountain lineage unplaced genomic scaffold, Tspe_v1 Tspe_v1.0109, whole genome shotgun sequence genome:
- the LOC122647659 gene encoding NADH-ubiquinone oxidoreductase chain 2-like isoform X1 yields MRAPDIYEGSPTPVTAFLSIAPKISISANMSRVSIYGSYGATLQQIFFFCSIASMILGALAAMAQTKVKRPLAHSSIGHVGYIRTGLSCGTLEGIQSLLIGIFIYASMTIDAFAIVPALRQTRVKYIADLGALAKTNPISAITFSITMFSYAGIPPLAGFRSKFYLFFAALGCGAYFLAPVGVVTSVIGRFYYIRLAKRMFFDTPRTWILYEPMDRDKSLLLAMTSSFITSSFPYPSPLFSVTHQMALSSYL; encoded by the exons ATGCGGGCACCTGATATCTATGAGGGTTCACCCACCCCGGTTACAGCATTCCTTTCTATTGCGCCTAAAATATCTATTTCTGCAAATATGTCACGTGTTTCTATTTATGGTTCCTATGGAGCTACATTGCAACAAATCTTCTTTTTCTGCAGCATTGCTTCTATGATCTTAGGAGCACTGGCCGCCATGGCCCAAACGAAAGTCAAAAGACCTCTAGCTCATAGTTCGATTGGACATGTAGGTTATATTCGTACTGGTTTATCATGTGGAACCCTAGAAGGAATTCAATCACTACTAATTGGTATCTTTATTTATGCATCAATGACGATAGATGCATTCGCCATAGTTCCAGCATTACGGCAAACCCGTGTCAAATATATAGCGGATTTGGGCGCTCTAGCCAAAACGAATCCTATTTCGGCTATTACCTTCTCCATTACTATGTTCTCATACGCAGGAATACCCCCGTTAGCCGGCTTTCGTAGCAAATTCTATTTGTTCTTCGCCGCTTTGGGTTGTGGGGCTTACTTCCTAGCCCCAGTGGGAGTAGTGACTAGCGTTATAGGTCGT TTTTATTATATACGCTTAGCGAAAAGAATGTTTTTTGATACACCTAGGACATGGATTCTATATGAACCAATGGATCGTGACAAGTCGTTACTACTAGCAATGACTTCCTCTTTCATTACTTCATCCTTTCCATATCCCTCTCCCTTGTTCTCAGTGACTCATCAAATGGCACTCAGTTCATATCTTTAA
- the LOC122647659 gene encoding NADH-ubiquinone oxidoreductase chain 2-like isoform X2 — MRAPDIYEGSPTPVTAFLSIAPKISISANMSRVSIYGSYGATLQQIFFFCSIASMILGALAAMAQTKVKRPLAHSSIGHVGYIRTGLSCGTLEGIQSLLIGIFIYASMTIDAFAIVPALRQTRVKYIADLGALAKTNPISAITFSITMFSYAGIPPLAGFRSKFYLFFAALGCGAYFLAPVGVVTSVIGRWAAGRLP, encoded by the coding sequence ATGCGGGCACCTGATATCTATGAGGGTTCACCCACCCCGGTTACAGCATTCCTTTCTATTGCGCCTAAAATATCTATTTCTGCAAATATGTCACGTGTTTCTATTTATGGTTCCTATGGAGCTACATTGCAACAAATCTTCTTTTTCTGCAGCATTGCTTCTATGATCTTAGGAGCACTGGCCGCCATGGCCCAAACGAAAGTCAAAAGACCTCTAGCTCATAGTTCGATTGGACATGTAGGTTATATTCGTACTGGTTTATCATGTGGAACCCTAGAAGGAATTCAATCACTACTAATTGGTATCTTTATTTATGCATCAATGACGATAGATGCATTCGCCATAGTTCCAGCATTACGGCAAACCCGTGTCAAATATATAGCGGATTTGGGCGCTCTAGCCAAAACGAATCCTATTTCGGCTATTACCTTCTCCATTACTATGTTCTCATACGCAGGAATACCCCCGTTAGCCGGCTTTCGTAGCAAATTCTATTTGTTCTTCGCCGCTTTGGGTTGTGGGGCTTACTTCCTAGCCCCAGTGGGAGTAGTGACTAGCGTTATAGGTCGTTGGGCGGCCGGAAGGTTGCCATGA